From Virgibacillus natechei, the proteins below share one genomic window:
- a CDS encoding acyl carrier protein encodes MADVFDRVKAIIVDNLDVEESKVTMEASFKDNLEADSLDVVELVMELEDEFDMEIADEEAEKINTVGDAVNYINSLQS; translated from the coding sequence GTGGCAGACGTATTTGATCGAGTAAAAGCTATTATCGTTGATAACCTTGATGTAGAAGAGTCAAAAGTAACAATGGAAGCCTCATTTAAAGATAATCTTGAAGCAGATTCTTTAGACGTTGTGGAGCTCGTAATGGAGCTTGAAGATGAATTTGATATGGAGATTGCTGATGAGGAAGCTGAAAAAATAAATACTGTTGGTGATGCTGTAAACTACATAAACAGTTTACAATCCTAA
- the plsX gene encoding phosphate acyltransferase PlsX — MRLAMDAMGGDHAPKEIVLGAMDAISQIEGLHITLIGDEAKIKTHLTTNRNIDIIHTDEMITSEDEPVRAVRRKKNASIVLTAKEVKEGRADACISAGNTGALMSAGLFVVGRIPGIDRPALSPTLPTIDGKGFLLLDVGANTDAKPDHLLQYAVMGSIYTEKVRSIENPKVGLLNVGTEEGKGNDLTKKTYALLQDAPVNFIGNVEARDILNGVADVVVTDGFSGNIALKTIEGTAMTMFSMLKETFMSSTKTKIAAGMVKNDLKGLQSKLDYSEYGGAGLFGLAAPVIKAHGSSNKRAVFSAIKQACHMVDHHVTDTIKETIEKNELEKEGTE; from the coding sequence ATGCGATTAGCAATGGACGCTATGGGTGGTGATCATGCACCAAAGGAAATCGTATTAGGTGCTATGGACGCTATTTCACAAATAGAAGGTTTACACATAACTTTAATCGGTGATGAAGCTAAAATAAAAACCCATTTAACAACGAATAGGAATATTGATATTATACATACAGATGAAATGATAACGAGTGAAGACGAGCCGGTGCGCGCAGTAAGGCGTAAGAAGAATGCATCAATCGTCTTGACGGCAAAAGAAGTAAAAGAAGGGAGAGCAGATGCTTGTATATCAGCAGGCAATACGGGGGCGTTAATGAGTGCAGGATTGTTTGTGGTTGGCAGAATTCCAGGTATTGATCGACCTGCATTAAGTCCAACATTGCCTACCATTGATGGGAAGGGCTTCCTACTCCTTGATGTTGGTGCAAACACAGATGCTAAGCCAGATCATCTCCTTCAATACGCGGTTATGGGATCTATTTATACAGAGAAAGTGCGATCGATTGAAAATCCTAAAGTAGGACTTTTGAATGTTGGAACAGAAGAGGGTAAAGGTAATGACCTTACAAAAAAAACCTATGCATTATTACAAGATGCACCCGTTAACTTTATTGGAAATGTTGAAGCAAGGGATATATTAAATGGGGTGGCAGATGTTGTCGTTACAGATGGGTTTAGTGGTAATATTGCTTTAAAAACGATTGAAGGAACAGCTATGACTATGTTTTCGATGTTGAAGGAAACATTTATGTCGTCTACGAAAACAAAAATTGCAGCTGGTATGGTCAAGAATGACTTAAAAGGGTTGCAATCGAAGCTGGATTATTCGGAATACGGTGGAGCAGGTCTATTTGGCTTAGCCGCACCTGTCATAAAAGCGCATGGGTCATCAAATAAAAGGGCAGTATTTAGTGCTATTAAACAAGCTTGTCATATGGTTGACCACCATGTTACAGATACAATAAAAGAAACGATTGAGAAAAATGAGCTGGAGAAGGAGGGAACCGAATGA
- the recG gene encoding ATP-dependent DNA helicase RecG: MLSDSITQVKGVGEKFAEDLATLNVHTIEDLLAYFPYRYDVFEIKPLGELIHEDKVTIEGKVVYDPSLTFYGKNKSRLSFTVEVENVAIKAVMFNRAFAKKQIKSGDTITLTGKWDAHRLQITVSIYKLGSADNQATIQPMYSVKGDISTAKLKKMIQNAIKNYAHEIIELLPTSYLEAYKLPGRQEAIKTMHFPANRVSLKHARRRFTYEEFLLFQLKMQLLRKMKREATQGNTQHYNPDKIKDFMNLLPFDLTNAQQKSLNQILSDMNSPYRMNRLLQGDVGSGKTAVAAICLYATITAGKQGALMVPTEILAEQHYQSLTDLFGEKANIVLLTGSVKGKKRKELDASIENHDVNIVVGTHALIQDDVLFDDLGFVIVDEQHRFGVKQRRRLRDKGLNPDVLFMTATPIPRTLAITAFGDMDVSVIDEMPKGRKEIETYWTKENTFERVLRFIKKQISFGEQAYVICPLIEESDKLDIQDAVDLYNQLQEFYADEIEIGLMHGRLPTEEKENVMKQFAANDIQVLVSTTVVEVGVDVPNATIMVIYDAERFGLSQLHQLRGRVGRGDKQSYCILIADPKGEVGKERMRIMTETANGFELSEQDLKLRGPGDFFGKKQSGIPEFKVADMIHDYRALETARNDAQEIIEKNMLEEKEEFYQLQQYFENNSFFTDKLD; the protein is encoded by the coding sequence ATGCTGAGTGATTCCATTACACAAGTCAAAGGTGTAGGTGAAAAGTTTGCTGAGGATTTAGCAACATTAAATGTACACACGATTGAGGACTTATTAGCTTATTTCCCCTATCGGTACGATGTATTTGAAATAAAACCTCTCGGTGAATTAATACATGAAGATAAAGTTACCATTGAGGGGAAAGTGGTTTATGATCCTTCCTTAACATTTTACGGCAAAAATAAGTCGAGACTTTCATTTACCGTAGAAGTGGAGAACGTGGCGATAAAGGCTGTTATGTTCAACCGGGCCTTTGCCAAAAAACAGATCAAATCTGGTGATACAATTACACTAACAGGGAAATGGGATGCTCATCGTCTGCAAATAACAGTTAGTATTTATAAGTTGGGCTCTGCTGACAATCAGGCTACAATACAACCAATGTATTCTGTTAAAGGGGACATATCAACGGCTAAGTTGAAAAAAATGATACAAAATGCCATAAAAAATTATGCGCATGAAATTATAGAGCTTTTACCTACAAGTTATTTGGAAGCATATAAGCTTCCAGGTCGACAAGAAGCGATAAAGACAATGCACTTTCCGGCAAATAGGGTTTCTCTTAAACACGCTCGTCGTCGTTTTACATATGAAGAATTTTTATTGTTTCAACTTAAAATGCAACTTTTACGTAAAATGAAACGTGAAGCCACACAGGGAAATACACAACATTACAATCCAGATAAAATAAAGGATTTCATGAACTTACTTCCATTCGACTTAACAAATGCTCAACAAAAATCATTGAACCAGATACTGTCTGACATGAATTCACCGTATAGAATGAACAGGCTTCTGCAGGGTGATGTAGGTTCAGGGAAAACGGCTGTGGCAGCTATCTGTTTATATGCAACGATTACTGCTGGAAAGCAAGGAGCGTTAATGGTTCCTACCGAAATTTTGGCAGAACAGCATTATCAATCATTAACTGACTTATTTGGCGAAAAGGCAAATATTGTATTATTAACAGGCTCTGTAAAGGGGAAGAAAAGAAAAGAATTGGATGCTTCCATTGAAAATCATGATGTAAATATAGTGGTTGGAACGCACGCATTAATCCAGGATGATGTTTTATTTGATGATCTGGGGTTTGTTATCGTAGATGAACAGCATCGATTTGGTGTTAAGCAAAGGCGTAGATTACGGGATAAGGGGCTTAATCCGGATGTTTTGTTTATGACTGCAACCCCAATTCCGCGCACACTCGCTATAACGGCATTTGGAGATATGGATGTTTCGGTTATTGATGAGATGCCTAAAGGGCGGAAAGAAATTGAGACTTACTGGACAAAAGAGAATACATTTGAAAGAGTGCTTCGTTTTATTAAAAAACAAATATCATTTGGTGAACAGGCATATGTGATCTGCCCTCTTATCGAGGAGTCAGATAAACTGGATATCCAAGATGCGGTTGATCTTTATAATCAATTACAGGAGTTTTACGCCGACGAAATAGAAATAGGGCTGATGCATGGAAGGCTTCCTACAGAAGAAAAAGAGAACGTTATGAAACAATTTGCGGCCAATGACATTCAGGTGCTGGTTTCAACAACAGTGGTAGAGGTTGGTGTAGATGTTCCCAATGCGACGATTATGGTCATTTACGATGCCGAGCGATTCGGTTTATCACAACTTCACCAGTTAAGAGGAAGAGTTGGCAGAGGGGATAAACAAAGCTATTGTATTCTAATTGCTGATCCCAAGGGGGAGGTAGGCAAGGAAAGGATGCGCATAATGACTGAAACGGCTAATGGGTTCGAACTTTCAGAGCAGGATTTAAAATTGAGAGGACCAGGAGATTTCTTTGGAAAAAAACAAAGCGGGATTCCTGAATTTAAAGTTGCCGATATGATTCATGATTACCGGGCATTAGAGACGGCACGCAACGATGCACAAGAAATTATTGAAAAAAATATGCTTGAGGAAAAAGAGGAGTTTTATCAGTTGCAACAGTACTTCGAAAACAATTCCTTTTTTACAGACAAATTAGATTAA
- the fabD gene encoding ACP S-malonyltransferase, translating into MKRVAVMFPGQGSQAVGMGKEFYDHYSEVQALYQEANKALDKDITRIMFEGPKETLTETENAQPALLLSSIAVHTLLLKEKIQPVMAIGHSLGEYSALVAAGSVPLDEALPLVATRGKLMEEAFPKGQGTMAAVLGMSAEEIEKSLQKVESEVVDIANLNSPGQIVISGSKAGIEQASTILKDNGAKRVLPLNVSGPFHSRLMKSANNDFASYLNSVDIKTASIPVYANVSATPVTESDEIKDLLIKQLYSPVRFEESIRYMIDRGVDAFVEVGNGKVLSGLVKKIDRSIPTFAVQDIDSMNDFISWYREGL; encoded by the coding sequence ATGAAACGAGTAGCCGTTATGTTCCCTGGACAGGGTTCTCAAGCTGTTGGTATGGGCAAAGAGTTTTATGATCATTATTCGGAGGTGCAAGCCCTATATCAAGAAGCAAATAAAGCATTGGATAAAGACATAACTCGTATCATGTTTGAAGGGCCTAAGGAAACATTAACAGAAACAGAAAACGCACAACCAGCATTGTTATTATCAAGTATCGCTGTACACACATTACTTTTGAAAGAGAAAATCCAGCCTGTTATGGCGATTGGCCATAGCTTGGGAGAATACAGTGCACTAGTAGCAGCCGGATCTGTACCTCTAGACGAAGCTTTACCGCTTGTTGCTACGCGTGGCAAGTTAATGGAGGAAGCATTCCCTAAAGGCCAAGGGACAATGGCTGCAGTGCTTGGTATGTCCGCTGAAGAGATAGAAAAATCGTTACAGAAAGTGGAAAGTGAAGTAGTTGATATTGCTAATTTGAACTCCCCTGGGCAAATTGTTATTTCCGGATCGAAAGCAGGTATTGAGCAAGCGTCAACAATTTTGAAAGATAATGGAGCGAAACGTGTCCTACCATTAAATGTTAGTGGCCCTTTTCATTCTAGGCTAATGAAGTCTGCTAATAATGATTTTGCTTCTTATTTAAATAGTGTTGACATTAAAACTGCAAGCATCCCTGTATATGCGAATGTATCTGCAACACCGGTTACGGAAAGCGATGAGATAAAGGATCTGTTGATCAAGCAATTGTACTCCCCAGTTCGATTTGAAGAATCGATTCGTTACATGATCGACAGAGGAGTTGATGCTTTTGTGGAAGTGGGTAACGGAAAAGTGCTGAGTGGATTGGTAAAAAAAATAGATCGTAGTATCCCAACATTTGCAGTACAAGATATAGACTCCATGAATGATTTTATTTCATGGTACAGGGAGGGGTTATAA
- a CDS encoding NCS2 family permease — MPYSKHKSDLQQDGKFRTEMVAGITGYLTTVYIVIINGSILSEAGISLESGMIATILASFLGTLLMGLFAKLPLILIPGMGINALFAYSIVGGTALTFQEGLAVVLIAALIFLLTAFTKLGLILKEAVPDSLKHGITVGLGFFLILIGLEKSGLVVSGDTSVIAIGDLTSPTVIVGISTLFLAIFLFVKNIPANFLITMVGGTLIAYFFGIIDTSAGSSVDLNVDQLIFIPSFSAVDDLSFWLAVFPLAMILIFENMGLINGQLDMLKRNESYSKAYQVTAFSTLTCAFFGTSPTVSAAENTAVIASKGRTGKAAIIAAVLFLGTILIIPWITMIPDTAISPILIIVGMLMAQNIRQLPLENLADSIPALLIVVMIPFTYSIAEGMAFGFIAYPLVKLAQGKQKELPVTLIIISVLFLFDFIMKFTGV, encoded by the coding sequence ATGCCTTATAGCAAGCATAAGTCAGATTTACAACAGGATGGAAAGTTCCGCACCGAAATGGTCGCAGGAATAACCGGCTACCTTACTACAGTATATATTGTAATCATCAATGGATCTATACTTAGTGAGGCTGGAATATCTTTAGAAAGTGGTATGATTGCCACCATCTTGGCGAGCTTTTTGGGTACATTATTAATGGGATTATTTGCTAAATTACCCTTAATACTTATTCCCGGAATGGGCATAAATGCCTTATTCGCATATTCGATCGTGGGAGGAACAGCTCTTACTTTTCAGGAAGGTTTAGCGGTTGTATTAATAGCTGCACTAATCTTTTTACTAACAGCTTTTACGAAATTGGGGCTAATTTTAAAAGAAGCAGTACCTGATTCCCTCAAACACGGAATAACGGTAGGGTTAGGTTTTTTTCTCATTTTGATTGGCTTGGAAAAGAGCGGACTCGTTGTTAGTGGCGATACTTCCGTAATTGCAATTGGTGACCTTACTTCCCCTACTGTGATTGTTGGGATTTCAACATTATTCTTGGCGATATTCTTATTTGTTAAAAATATCCCCGCTAATTTTTTGATCACGATGGTCGGCGGAACTCTCATTGCCTATTTCTTCGGGATTATCGATACATCGGCAGGAAGCTCTGTAGATTTAAATGTGGATCAGTTGATCTTTATCCCTTCTTTTTCAGCAGTTGATGATTTATCGTTTTGGCTAGCAGTATTTCCACTAGCCATGATTCTTATCTTTGAAAATATGGGATTAATTAATGGACAACTTGATATGCTAAAACGAAATGAAAGCTATAGTAAAGCGTACCAAGTGACAGCATTTTCGACACTTACTTGCGCTTTCTTCGGTACATCGCCTACCGTTTCAGCTGCCGAAAACACTGCAGTAATTGCATCGAAGGGGAGAACTGGTAAAGCAGCCATAATAGCGGCCGTACTATTCCTTGGAACGATTCTTATCATTCCATGGATTACAATGATTCCAGATACTGCTATCAGCCCTATTTTAATCATTGTTGGTATGCTTATGGCTCAAAATATACGTCAACTTCCTTTAGAAAATTTAGCAGATTCAATCCCTGCTTTATTAATTGTCGTTATGATTCCATTTACGTATAGTATTGCTGAAGGAATGGCATTTGGTTTTATCGCATATCCGCTCGTAAAATTAGCTCAAGGTAAACAAAAAGAATTACCTGTAACCCTAATTATAATTTCAGTTCTGTTTCTATTTGATTTTATTATGAAATTTACAGGAGTATAA
- a CDS encoding DAK2 domain-containing protein, whose translation MTVEKLDGVTFAQMVLSGAHHLTNNAKRIDALNVFPVPDGDTGTNMNLSMTSGANEVKKLNSNNISEVADAFAKGLLMGARGNSGVILSQIFRGFSRGMEKKSTLTAKGLANAIDSGVASAYKAVMKPVEGTILTVAKDAAKEAVEVAQKENDVIALMEDVVKEAKASLKRTPDLLPVLKEVGVVDSGGQGLVTIYEGFLAALKGEALPESNADIDMEEMVNAEHHKSAHDFMDTADIEFGYCTEFMIKFEADKLSKNPFNEEEFRNELSEHGDSLLVVSDDDIIKVHVHAEYPGTCMTLGQRYGSLTNMKIENMREQHTALVDEANNRNEPKEKTEYAIVTVAMGSGLTELFESLGASVVIEGGQTMNPSTKDITDAIKQANAQNVLILPNNKNIIMAADQAADLAEENVEVVPTSTIPQGISALLAFHPQADIAANKKTMDEAGKLVKTGQVTYAVRDTQIDGLTIENGNFMGIADGKIKASHQDKLEVTKLLLQEMVSDDDEILTVLQGEDSEDEEVKALVTYIEDVYENIEIEVHKGNQPVYSYIFSVE comes from the coding sequence GTGACGGTAGAAAAATTAGATGGTGTTACTTTTGCACAAATGGTACTCTCTGGAGCACACCATTTAACAAACAATGCCAAAAGAATTGATGCATTGAATGTATTTCCAGTACCTGACGGTGATACGGGAACAAATATGAATTTATCGATGACTTCAGGTGCGAACGAAGTTAAGAAACTTAACAGTAATAATATATCCGAAGTGGCTGATGCGTTTGCTAAGGGATTGTTAATGGGAGCTAGAGGTAACTCTGGTGTTATTTTGTCGCAAATTTTTCGAGGTTTCTCCAGAGGTATGGAGAAAAAGAGTACCCTAACAGCAAAAGGTTTAGCAAACGCAATTGACAGCGGAGTAGCATCCGCATATAAAGCTGTAATGAAGCCAGTAGAAGGTACGATATTAACAGTAGCAAAAGATGCAGCAAAAGAGGCTGTTGAAGTGGCACAAAAAGAAAACGATGTAATCGCTTTAATGGAAGATGTGGTTAAAGAAGCGAAAGCATCTTTAAAACGAACACCTGATTTATTACCTGTTTTAAAAGAAGTAGGTGTAGTCGATTCTGGTGGGCAAGGCCTGGTCACTATTTATGAAGGTTTTCTAGCAGCGTTAAAGGGAGAAGCATTACCTGAAAGTAATGCGGATATCGATATGGAAGAGATGGTAAATGCAGAACATCATAAAAGTGCGCATGATTTCATGGATACAGCTGATATTGAATTTGGGTATTGTACAGAATTCATGATTAAATTTGAAGCAGACAAACTTTCTAAAAACCCATTTAATGAGGAAGAATTTCGAAATGAATTGAGTGAGCACGGTGATTCATTGTTAGTCGTTTCTGATGATGATATTATTAAAGTTCATGTACATGCAGAGTATCCGGGGACATGTATGACACTTGGTCAGCGGTATGGAAGTTTAACGAATATGAAAATTGAAAATATGCGTGAACAGCATACAGCTCTAGTCGATGAAGCTAATAACAGGAATGAACCTAAAGAAAAAACAGAGTATGCGATTGTAACAGTTGCAATGGGATCTGGATTAACAGAGTTATTTGAAAGCCTTGGGGCTTCGGTGGTCATTGAGGGTGGACAAACCATGAACCCTAGCACAAAGGACATTACAGATGCAATTAAACAAGCAAATGCGCAAAACGTTTTAATTTTACCTAATAATAAAAATATTATTATGGCAGCGGACCAAGCTGCAGATCTTGCAGAAGAGAATGTGGAAGTTGTACCAACAAGTACCATTCCACAAGGGATAAGTGCACTGCTTGCATTTCATCCTCAAGCCGACATCGCGGCGAATAAAAAAACAATGGATGAAGCCGGAAAGCTGGTCAAAACCGGACAAGTTACATATGCAGTGCGAGATACACAGATTGATGGCCTAACTATTGAAAATGGAAACTTTATGGGGATAGCGGATGGTAAAATTAAAGCCTCCCATCAAGATAAATTAGAAGTAACAAAACTATTACTACAAGAAATGGTATCAGACGATGATGAAATTCTTACTGTTTTGCAAGGTGAGGATTCAGAAGATGAAGAAGTGAAAGCTCTGGTAACTTATATTGAAGATGTGTATGAAAATATAGAGATAGAAGTTCACAAAGGAAATCAGCCAGTATATTCCTATATTTTTTCTGTGGAGTAA
- the fabG gene encoding 3-oxoacyl-[acyl-carrier-protein] reductase, protein MLKGKNALVTGASRGIGRAIAIELANQGANVAVNYSGSEAKAQAVVEELEQLGVNAFKVQADVANESNVKEMVKEIVSKFGSLDILVNNAGITRDNLLMRMKEEEFDDVINTNLKGAFVCTKAVTRQMMKQKAGRIINVASIVGVSGNPGQANYVAAKAGVIGLTKTTAKELATRNILVNAVAPGFISTDMTDELTEEQKASMLAMIPLEKLGTSQDVANVVRFLASGDANYITGQTIHIDGGMVM, encoded by the coding sequence ATGCTAAAAGGAAAGAATGCCTTAGTTACTGGCGCATCACGTGGGATTGGAAGAGCAATTGCTATTGAATTAGCCAATCAAGGGGCAAACGTTGCCGTGAACTATTCTGGAAGTGAAGCAAAGGCCCAAGCGGTGGTGGAAGAGCTTGAACAATTAGGTGTAAATGCTTTTAAGGTGCAAGCAGATGTAGCAAATGAGTCAAATGTCAAAGAAATGGTTAAGGAAATAGTAAGCAAGTTTGGAAGTCTGGATATTTTAGTGAATAACGCTGGCATAACAAGAGATAATTTATTAATGCGAATGAAAGAGGAGGAATTTGACGACGTTATAAATACGAACCTTAAAGGGGCATTTGTTTGTACAAAGGCAGTAACAAGACAAATGATGAAACAAAAAGCTGGCAGAATTATCAACGTAGCATCAATCGTTGGTGTTAGCGGTAATCCTGGACAAGCAAATTATGTAGCTGCTAAAGCAGGCGTCATCGGATTGACTAAGACTACTGCAAAAGAATTAGCGACGCGTAATATACTTGTTAATGCAGTGGCTCCAGGATTTATATCAACAGATATGACCGATGAATTAACGGAAGAGCAAAAAGCGAGCATGCTGGCAATGATTCCCTTAGAGAAACTAGGAACATCACAGGACGTAGCGAACGTTGTACGATTTCTAGCTTCAGGAGACGCAAATTACATTACAGGTCAAACCATTCATATAGATGGTGGCATGGTGATGTAA
- a CDS encoding DUF1128 domain-containing protein, translating into MTLENPTQENLKILLDEIADQVGVANRALMDPEDYDLDKYDELKLMYDMIMQKGQLSAAETQAFIEELRSVRKE; encoded by the coding sequence ATGACTTTAGAGAATCCAACTCAGGAAAACTTAAAGATTTTACTCGACGAAATAGCTGATCAAGTAGGTGTAGCTAATCGAGCGCTTATGGATCCGGAAGATTATGATCTAGATAAATATGATGAGCTAAAGCTTATGTATGATATGATCATGCAAAAAGGGCAGCTAAGTGCAGCTGAAACACAAGCTTTTATTGAGGAATTACGTTCCGTAAGAAAAGAGTAA
- the fapR gene encoding transcription factor FapR: MKRSKAERQRLLNDTMEETPFINDEQLATMFSVSIQTIRLDRMELSIPELRERIKSVANNHWDETVRALPMEEVIGEVIDLELDKRAISILNIRSEHVFSRNKIARGHHLFAQANSLAVAVINDELALTAKSELKFTRQVKEGERVVAKATVEGKTDKGLRIVQVNSFVGQEIVLTGNFHMYQSNEE, from the coding sequence ATGAAAAGGTCGAAAGCTGAACGACAACGTTTATTGAACGATACAATGGAAGAGACACCTTTTATAAACGATGAACAACTTGCCACAATGTTTTCGGTTAGTATTCAAACGATACGTCTTGATCGCATGGAACTCTCGATTCCAGAACTTCGCGAACGTATAAAGTCTGTTGCGAATAACCATTGGGATGAGACGGTCAGAGCTTTACCAATGGAAGAGGTGATCGGGGAAGTTATCGACTTGGAATTGGATAAGCGAGCGATTTCCATTTTAAATATTAGATCCGAACATGTGTTTTCCCGAAATAAAATAGCTCGTGGACATCATTTATTTGCTCAAGCCAATTCACTTGCTGTTGCAGTTATAAATGATGAACTGGCACTCACTGCTAAATCAGAACTTAAATTTACCAGACAAGTAAAAGAAGGCGAAAGGGTTGTTGCAAAGGCAACCGTTGAAGGAAAAACGGATAAGGGGCTCAGAATTGTGCAAGTGAATAGTTTTGTAGGACAAGAGATCGTACTTACTGGAAACTTTCACATGTATCAATCAAATGAAGAGTGA
- the rnc gene encoding ribonuclease III, giving the protein MNVTQLEKKLNITFRNHALLKQAFTHSSYVNEHRKETFSDNERLEFLGDAVLELGVSQYLYRENQTMPEGEMTKLRASIVCEPSLVNFARDLQFGDHILLGKGEEQTGGRDRPALLADVFEAFLGALYLDHGFNTALKFLEEHVFPKISTGAFSHAMDYKSQLQELVQQYKNKNIEYHIVEEKGPSHDKEFVTHVIIKDDVAGVGVGRTKKEAEQRAAKTALDKFNE; this is encoded by the coding sequence ATGAATGTTACACAATTAGAAAAGAAACTGAACATTACATTCCGTAATCATGCTTTGTTAAAGCAAGCTTTTACACATTCATCTTATGTGAATGAGCATCGGAAAGAAACGTTTTCGGATAATGAACGATTGGAATTTTTAGGAGATGCTGTATTAGAACTAGGCGTTTCTCAGTATTTATATCGTGAAAATCAAACGATGCCTGAAGGAGAAATGACGAAATTACGTGCATCGATTGTCTGTGAACCATCCCTGGTAAACTTTGCTCGTGACCTTCAATTTGGTGATCATATTCTTCTGGGAAAAGGAGAAGAGCAAACGGGTGGGCGTGACCGCCCAGCCTTGTTAGCAGATGTATTTGAGGCATTTCTTGGAGCATTATATTTAGATCATGGATTTAATACTGCTCTAAAATTTTTAGAAGAACATGTTTTTCCGAAAATATCGACAGGTGCTTTTTCGCATGCGATGGATTATAAGAGCCAATTGCAGGAATTAGTTCAGCAATATAAAAATAAAAACATTGAATATCATATTGTGGAAGAAAAAGGACCATCTCATGATAAAGAATTTGTAACCCATGTGATCATTAAAGATGATGTTGCCGGGGTAGGGGTAGGTCGAACTAAAAAAGAAGCAGAACAACGGGCGGCGAAAACTGCTTTGGACAAGTTCAATGAATAA